TACTACGACTCAGAGAGCTTATTATGACTGGCCTATTCGCATTTCTTGCAATCATTATCGTCACCGCCGTTATTTTTTCATTGCGTTTGTCCCGTCGCAGCGGCTGTATCGCTTTTGCCGGAGCCTGGTTATTGGCAGGCTTGTGCAGCGACTTCTTTGTTCACCCCTTGGCACTGCTGGCATTGTTACTGGTATTGGCAGTGATTATTGTCGACAGTTTACGTATTCGGTTTGTTAGTTCGCCAGCGATGGTGGCCTTAAAGAAAATGATGCCGCCCATGAGCAGCACTGAGCGCGAGGCACTTGACGCCGGCACCACGTGGTGGGAAAAGGATCTATTTTCTGGCCATCCCGACTGGTCTAAATTTGAGAAAATAGCCCTTTCAACCCTAAGCGAATCCGAACAAGCTTTTCTGGACAATGAAACTGCAGAGCTGTGCGCTATGCTCGACGAGTGGCAAATCCACCACCACGATAAAGACCTCAGTCCAGAGGTTTGGCAGTTCATCAAAGATAATGGCTTCTTGGGGCTGATTATTCCCAAGGAATACGGGGGGCTCGAATTTACGCCTTATGCCCAAAGTCGCGTGGTCAGCAAAATTGCCAGTCGCTCAGCGGTGGCGGCAGTGAGTGTGATGGTACCGAACTCACTGGGGCCGGGTGAATTGCTAATGAAGTACGGCACCGCTGAGCAAAAAGATTTTTGGCTGGCGCGCTTGGCGAAAGGCGAAGAATTACCCTGTTTTGGCTTAACCGGCCCAGAAGCGGGCTCAGATGCTGGCGCGATTCCGGACACCGGTGTGGTGTGCGAGCAGGAGTTCAAGGGTGAGAAGGTCTTGGGCGTAAAGCTTAATTTTTCTAAGCGTTGGATCACCCTTGCACCGATCGCAACGGTGGTGGGCTTGGCGTTTCGGCTGAGTGACCCAGACGGCCTAATTGGCGATGAGATTGAACGTGGCATTAGCTGCGCCTTAGTCCCTGCGGATTTGGCGGGGATGGAAATTGGCCGCCGCCACTATCCCGGTTCGGCCTTTATGAATGGCCCCATCACGGGGGTGGATGTATTTATTCCCATGTCGATGTTAATCGGCGGGCAAGCATATATTGGTCAGGGTTGGATGATGTTGGTGGAATGTTTGGGTGCTGGGCGAGGTATTTCTCTGCCCGCGCTATCCACCGCCGGTGGTGAAATGAGCTACTTACTGGTTGGCGCTTTTGCCCGGATTCGTCGCCAATTCGGGATTCCGGTGGGTAAGTTTGAAGGCGTTCAAGAAGCTAGCGCGGAGATTGCTGGCGGCGCCTATATGTTGGAAGCTTACCGCGCTCTCGTCACCCGGGCCTTGGCGGATGGTGCGCCGTCAGTGTTGACGGCAATGGCCAAATATCACGCCACAGAGAATATGCGTGTTCTTGTTAATCACAGCATGGATATTCTGGGTGGCCGCGCTATTCAAATGGGCCCACGTAACTTTATGGCCTTGTTGTACCAGACGGTTCCCATTGCGATCACCGTGGAGGGGGCCAATATTCTCACCCGATCGATGATTATATTTGGCCAGGGCGCAATGCGCTGCCACCCCTATTTGGCGGATGAATTAGAAGCCTTGTCCGACGAAAGCGACGGTGCAGTGGAACGGTTTGATGGCTTGTTGAGCAACCATCTAGCGCATACCGCTGGGGTTTTTAGTCGCGGCTTTCTGCTGGGTTTAACGGCCGGAAAATTTACTAAGTTAGCATGCGGAAACAGCGAGCTGTCGACGCGTTGGTATCCAAAGATTGATCGCTACAGCGCAGTTTTTGCCGCCACGGCTGACTTTGCCTTGCTGCTGCTTGGCGGTGATCTCAAGCGTCGAGAGCTGCTCTCTGCACGCTTAGGGGATATCCACAGTCAACTTGTTATCGCCTGCGCTATTTTGAAGTTCCACGATCATCAAGCCCCTAGCGAAGCAAATACACTGCACGCAGAGTTTGCCTTAAAACGCAGCTTTTCCGACTTGAATAAGGCCTTGTTAGGTTTTTATCGAAACATGCCGCAGCGGTGGATGGGTCGGGTATTACAGACAGTATTTTTCCCTTGGGGCGTGCCAAATTTTGAGGTGTCAGATAATGATATTCGCGGTTTGGGCGAGATGATAATGAAGCCTAACTCGGTGCGTAGCATGTTCGCTGAGGCGGTATATATGAGTGCCGACGATCAGGATGCACAAGGGCGTATTCATTGCGCTTTTCAATTGCTAACGGAAATTGACAAGGACTATAACCAGTTTCTTGAATACGAGCATCGTGGCCGTTTACCCGGAGAGACCATGGCTGAAAAATTACAGCTAGGGGTTAGCCAAGGCTTATTCAGTGAGGAGCAGGCTGCGCGCTTAGCTGAGTACGATGAGCGTCGCTACGACTGTTTACTGACGGATGCCTTTGATGCCCAGTTGAATAATGTGGATGTGCGACCTGTTCGGCCAAAGTCATTGGAGCGGTAGGTGAAGAAGATATTTACTGACCAAAATTTGATGATGGTTGTGCATGTGCAAAATTTATTGGCGACCGCTGGGGTGTCTGCTGAGCTGAGAAATGTCTATGCTGGCGGTGCATCTGGTAGCTTGGCGTTTACCGATGTTTGGCCGGACCTGTGGATTGATGCACAGAGCGTGGCGCGGGCAGAGGCATTATTGATACAGATGCGCAGCCAGTCGGAATCGGTATGGACGTGTTCGGCTTGTGATGAAGAGAATGCTTCGAGTTTCGATTATTGCTGGCAGTGCGGTGAGGCCTCGCCGGAAATAGTGATTGATTAGCGCGTGTTCACACGGTAGTGACAAGATAGATATCTCGGGAAATACTAGGGGTAATTGCCTATCAAAAAGCGCAAATGCTTGCGCTATATTGAAAGCTGTTATCTTTTTGACAATGAGCTTTGTTAAAAGATGATGGGACAGGTCTTGTCTTCTGTTGCGTGAAGATGCGACTGATTTTTTGGGGCCTCGCGGCCCCTTTTTTATGTCTAAAAAGTGATTACAGCTGGCTTATATCCCTCACCGCGCCTTTGTCGGCACTAGTGGCCATTTTGGCATAGGCTTTTAGCGCCGCTGACACTTTTCGTGGACGCTCATTTAGCGGCTTCCAAGCCTCGGCGCCCTTGGCGTCCATCGCCTTTCTGCGCTTATTAAGTTCGCTTTCGTCTATCAGCACATTAATACTGCGATTGGGGATGTCGATACGAATAATATCCCCTTGTACTACTAGGCCAATCGCACCGCCGGCTGCGGCTTCTGGTGAGGCGTGACCGATAGATAAGCCAGATGTGCCGCCCGAGAAACGACCATCAGTGAGCAGAGCGCAGACTTTGCCTAAATCCTTCGATTTAATATAGCTCGTAGGGTAGAGCATCTCTTGCATACCGGGGCCGCCTTTGGGGCCTTCGTAACGAATAATAACCACATCGCCTGCTTTAACACGGTCGTTGAGAATATCGTCAACCGCACCTTCTTGGCTCTCGCAAATATGCGCCGGGCCTTCAAAGACCAGTATGCTTTCATCAACGCCCGAGGTTTTTACCACACAGCCGTCTTCGGCAATATTGCCATGCAAGACCGCTAAACCACCCTCGGTAGAAAAGGCATGCTCTAGGTTGCGGATACAGCCATTGTCGCGGTCGGCATCTAGGGACGTCCAGCGAGTGTCCTGACTAAAGGCCGTTTGGGTTGGAATGCCTGCTGGGCCAGCCTTGAAGAAGTTTTTCACTGCCTCGTTGTCGGTGGTCATAATATCCCACTGCGCCAGTGCCGCGCCCATCGTGCTGGCGTGAACTGTGGGTAGACTGACGTCAATTAAGCCAGCGCGGTCAAGCTCGCCAAGAATAGCGAAGACACCACCGGCTCTATGCACGTCTTCCATGTGGTAGAGCGGGGTATTCGGCGCGACCTTGCACAGCTGTGGTACTTCACGAGATAGCTCGTCGATGTCTTTAAGGGTGAAATCCAGCTCAGCTTCTTGCGCGGCGGCTAATAAATGCAAGATGGTATTGGTGGACCCGCCCATGGCGATATCCAGCGTCATCGCGTTTTTAAAGGCGCCGTAGGAGGCAATGTTGCGTGGCAGCATCGTCTCGTCGTCTTCTTCATAGTAGCGTTTGGTAATCTCTACAATGCGGCGACCAGCTTCCAAGAACAATTTTTTGCGATCGGCATGGGTGGCCAGCATAGAGCCGTTGCCGGGCAGCGACAGACCGAGGGCTTCGGTTAGACAGTTCATCGAGTTGGCGGTGAACATACCAGAGCAAGAGCCGCAGGTTGGGCAGGCAGAACGTTCGTATTCAGCGACTTTTTCGTCGGATGCCGTGTCGTCTACCGCAATGACCATAGCATCGACCAAGTCGAGTTTATGTTCAGACAGCTTGGTCTTGCCTGCCTCCATGGGGCCGCCAGACACGAATACCACGGGGATATTTAGGCGTAGCGCAGCCATCAACATACCTGGGGTGATTTTGTCGCAATTCGAGATACACACCATGGCATCGGCGCAGTGGGCATTGACCATGTATTCCACTGAGTCGGCGATGATATCGCGGCTGGGCAGGCTGTAAAGCATGCCGTCATGGCCCATGGCGATACCGTCATCCACTGCTATGGTATTGAATTCTTTGGCAACGCCACCTGCGGCTTCGATTTCACGGGCCACTAATTGGCCCATATCTTTGAGGTGGACGTGGCCGGGAACGAATTGCGTAAAGGAGTTAACCACCGCAATAATAGGCTTATCAAAATCGCCGTCGGTCATGCCGGTTGCGCGCCACAAAGCGCGGGCGCCCGCCATATTGCGGCCGGCGGTGGTGGTTTTTGAACGATAAACAGGCATAAATAGTCCTCGTAGGCGGTCGTCAGGCCCTGTCGTGCATATAGTGTAAAGCGCGGCAGTTTAACACAGCGCGGGCTGCCGTCGCATAGTGTAAAACCCGGGGTGTTTATGCTGCTTATGCGTTAATCTGATTATAGTTAGCAGATAATCTATCTTGCTTGCAGATCGGTCAATTCTGATAATGACCTTGGCCAGCTAATAAAAAGACATACCACTCTTGGAGTTAAATAATGGATGAAGCCTTAGGCGCAGTAAGCAGCGTCGCACCGGATTGGCTTGGTGAGTGGGGCCCGTTTGCGGTACTCATGGTGTTGTTATTCGCTGTATGGCTCTTTACCCGTAAAATCTTTGCGGTACAGAAGGATCACGGCGCAGACATTCGTTATCGGGAGCAGGGTACCAAGCTGGTCTTTCGCTTGAGCGGGGTGTTGTTGGGCATTACCACGTTTCCCATGGATAGCGAGCTGCGCGGTCAATTGCTGAGCCTGGTTGGCTTGCTAATGAGCGCGGCAATAGCCCTGTCTTCAACATCGGTGATGGGTAATTTGATGGCGGGATTCATGCTGCGGACGGTGAATAGCTTTCGCGCCGGTGATTATATTGAGTTTCGCAACGAACTCGGCCGCGTTTCTCAGCGTGGTTTACTGCATGTGGAATTTCAGAACGAAACCAGTGAGCTGGTTACCGTG
This portion of the Zhongshania sp. R06B22 genome encodes:
- a CDS encoding acyl-CoA dehydrogenase produces the protein MTGLFAFLAIIIVTAVIFSLRLSRRSGCIAFAGAWLLAGLCSDFFVHPLALLALLLVLAVIIVDSLRIRFVSSPAMVALKKMMPPMSSTEREALDAGTTWWEKDLFSGHPDWSKFEKIALSTLSESEQAFLDNETAELCAMLDEWQIHHHDKDLSPEVWQFIKDNGFLGLIIPKEYGGLEFTPYAQSRVVSKIASRSAVAAVSVMVPNSLGPGELLMKYGTAEQKDFWLARLAKGEELPCFGLTGPEAGSDAGAIPDTGVVCEQEFKGEKVLGVKLNFSKRWITLAPIATVVGLAFRLSDPDGLIGDEIERGISCALVPADLAGMEIGRRHYPGSAFMNGPITGVDVFIPMSMLIGGQAYIGQGWMMLVECLGAGRGISLPALSTAGGEMSYLLVGAFARIRRQFGIPVGKFEGVQEASAEIAGGAYMLEAYRALVTRALADGAPSVLTAMAKYHATENMRVLVNHSMDILGGRAIQMGPRNFMALLYQTVPIAITVEGANILTRSMIIFGQGAMRCHPYLADELEALSDESDGAVERFDGLLSNHLAHTAGVFSRGFLLGLTAGKFTKLACGNSELSTRWYPKIDRYSAVFAATADFALLLLGGDLKRRELLSARLGDIHSQLVIACAILKFHDHQAPSEANTLHAEFALKRSFSDLNKALLGFYRNMPQRWMGRVLQTVFFPWGVPNFEVSDNDIRGLGEMIMKPNSVRSMFAEAVYMSADDQDAQGRIHCAFQLLTEIDKDYNQFLEYEHRGRLPGETMAEKLQLGVSQGLFSEEQAARLAEYDERRYDCLLTDAFDAQLNNVDVRPVRPKSLER
- a CDS encoding putative signal transducing protein, producing the protein MKKIFTDQNLMMVVHVQNLLATAGVSAELRNVYAGGASGSLAFTDVWPDLWIDAQSVARAEALLIQMRSQSESVWTCSACDEENASSFDYCWQCGEASPEIVID
- the ilvD gene encoding dihydroxy-acid dehydratase, encoding MPVYRSKTTTAGRNMAGARALWRATGMTDGDFDKPIIAVVNSFTQFVPGHVHLKDMGQLVAREIEAAGGVAKEFNTIAVDDGIAMGHDGMLYSLPSRDIIADSVEYMVNAHCADAMVCISNCDKITPGMLMAALRLNIPVVFVSGGPMEAGKTKLSEHKLDLVDAMVIAVDDTASDEKVAEYERSACPTCGSCSGMFTANSMNCLTEALGLSLPGNGSMLATHADRKKLFLEAGRRIVEITKRYYEEDDETMLPRNIASYGAFKNAMTLDIAMGGSTNTILHLLAAAQEAELDFTLKDIDELSREVPQLCKVAPNTPLYHMEDVHRAGGVFAILGELDRAGLIDVSLPTVHASTMGAALAQWDIMTTDNEAVKNFFKAGPAGIPTQTAFSQDTRWTSLDADRDNGCIRNLEHAFSTEGGLAVLHGNIAEDGCVVKTSGVDESILVFEGPAHICESQEGAVDDILNDRVKAGDVVIIRYEGPKGGPGMQEMLYPTSYIKSKDLGKVCALLTDGRFSGGTSGLSIGHASPEAAAGGAIGLVVQGDIIRIDIPNRSINVLIDESELNKRRKAMDAKGAEAWKPLNERPRKVSAALKAYAKMATSADKGAVRDISQL